One Colius striatus isolate bColStr4 chromosome 7, bColStr4.1.hap1, whole genome shotgun sequence DNA segment encodes these proteins:
- the IDH3A gene encoding isocitrate dehydrogenase [NAD] subunit alpha, mitochondrial isoform X1 — translation MAAAAWMPAVSRLLGAFKNQKQVTRSFGNAVQTVTLIPGDGIGPEISAAVMKIFDAAKAPIQWEERNVTAIQGPGGKWMIPPDAKESMDKNKMGLKGPLKTPIAAGHPSMNLLLRKTFDLYANVRPCVSIEGYKTPYTDVNIVTIRENTEGEYSGIEHVIVEGVVQSIKLITEEASKRIAEFAFEYARNNQRSHVTAVHKANIMRMSDGLFLRKCREAAENCKDIKFNEMYLDTVCLNMVQDPSQFDVLVMPNLYGDILSDLCAGLIGGLGVTPSGNIGANGVAIFESVHGTAPDIAGKDLANPTALLLSAVMMLRHMGLHKHATKIETACFDTIKDGKVLTKDLGGSAKCSEFTEEICRRVRDTD, via the exons ATGGCTGCTGCCGCGTGGATGCCTGCG GTTTCTCGACTGCTAGGTGCtttcaaaaaccaaaaacaGGTGACCAGAAGTTTTGGTAATGCT GTACAAACAGTAACTTTAATCCCAGGAGATGGCATAGGACCCGAAATTTCAGCCGCTGTCATGAAGATCTTTGATGCTGCAAAA GCTCCTATTCAGTGGGAAGAAAGGAATGTTACAGCTATCCAAGGACCAGGAGGGAAGTGGATGATACCTCCAGATGCCAAAGAATCCATGGATAAAAACAAAATGGGATTAAAAG ggCCTTTAAAGACCCCGATTGCTGCAGGGCACCCATcaatgaacctgcttctgcgtAAAACCTTTGACCTTTATGCAAATGTACGTCCCTGTGTCTCAATTGAAGGGTACAAAACCCCATATACAGACGTGAACATTGTCACAATTCGAGAGAACACGGAAGGCGAATACAGTGGAATTGAGCATGTG ATTGTTGAAGGTGTTGTGCAAAGTATCAAGCTGATCACAGAAGAAGCTAGCAAGCGTATTGCAGAATTTGCTTTTGAGTATGCCAGAAATAATCAGAGAAGCCATGTTACTGCTGTGCACAAGGCAAATATTAT GAGAATGTCTGATGGACTTTTCTTGAGAAAatgcagggaggcagcagaaaACTGTAAAGATATTAAATTTAATGAAATGTATCTGGATACTGTGTGTCTGAAT ATGGTTCAAGATCCATCACAATTTGATGTGCTTGTTATGCCAAACTTGTACGGTGACATCCTCAG tgaCTTATGTGCTGGACTGATCGGTGGTCTTGGAGTAACACCTAGTGGAAATATTGGTGCTAATGGAGTTGCAATTTTTGAATCG GTTCACGGAACAGCACCAGACATTGCAGGAAAAGACTTGGCAAATCCAACTGCCCTTCTTCTGAGTGCTGTAATGATGTTGCGTCACATGGGACTACACAAACATGCTACAAAAATTGAGACAGCTTGCTTTGATACAATTAAAGATGGAAAG gtcTTGACAAAAGACTTGGGAGGCAGCGCCAAGTGTTCAGAATTCACAGAGGAGATCTGCCGCAGAGTACGGGACACAGACTAa
- the IDH3A gene encoding isocitrate dehydrogenase [NAD] subunit alpha, mitochondrial isoform X2 yields the protein MAAAAWMPAVSRLLGAFKNQKQVQTVTLIPGDGIGPEISAAVMKIFDAAKAPIQWEERNVTAIQGPGGKWMIPPDAKESMDKNKMGLKGPLKTPIAAGHPSMNLLLRKTFDLYANVRPCVSIEGYKTPYTDVNIVTIRENTEGEYSGIEHVIVEGVVQSIKLITEEASKRIAEFAFEYARNNQRSHVTAVHKANIMRMSDGLFLRKCREAAENCKDIKFNEMYLDTVCLNMVQDPSQFDVLVMPNLYGDILSDLCAGLIGGLGVTPSGNIGANGVAIFESVHGTAPDIAGKDLANPTALLLSAVMMLRHMGLHKHATKIETACFDTIKDGKVLTKDLGGSAKCSEFTEEICRRVRDTD from the exons ATGGCTGCTGCCGCGTGGATGCCTGCG GTTTCTCGACTGCTAGGTGCtttcaaaaaccaaaaacaG GTACAAACAGTAACTTTAATCCCAGGAGATGGCATAGGACCCGAAATTTCAGCCGCTGTCATGAAGATCTTTGATGCTGCAAAA GCTCCTATTCAGTGGGAAGAAAGGAATGTTACAGCTATCCAAGGACCAGGAGGGAAGTGGATGATACCTCCAGATGCCAAAGAATCCATGGATAAAAACAAAATGGGATTAAAAG ggCCTTTAAAGACCCCGATTGCTGCAGGGCACCCATcaatgaacctgcttctgcgtAAAACCTTTGACCTTTATGCAAATGTACGTCCCTGTGTCTCAATTGAAGGGTACAAAACCCCATATACAGACGTGAACATTGTCACAATTCGAGAGAACACGGAAGGCGAATACAGTGGAATTGAGCATGTG ATTGTTGAAGGTGTTGTGCAAAGTATCAAGCTGATCACAGAAGAAGCTAGCAAGCGTATTGCAGAATTTGCTTTTGAGTATGCCAGAAATAATCAGAGAAGCCATGTTACTGCTGTGCACAAGGCAAATATTAT GAGAATGTCTGATGGACTTTTCTTGAGAAAatgcagggaggcagcagaaaACTGTAAAGATATTAAATTTAATGAAATGTATCTGGATACTGTGTGTCTGAAT ATGGTTCAAGATCCATCACAATTTGATGTGCTTGTTATGCCAAACTTGTACGGTGACATCCTCAG tgaCTTATGTGCTGGACTGATCGGTGGTCTTGGAGTAACACCTAGTGGAAATATTGGTGCTAATGGAGTTGCAATTTTTGAATCG GTTCACGGAACAGCACCAGACATTGCAGGAAAAGACTTGGCAAATCCAACTGCCCTTCTTCTGAGTGCTGTAATGATGTTGCGTCACATGGGACTACACAAACATGCTACAAAAATTGAGACAGCTTGCTTTGATACAATTAAAGATGGAAAG gtcTTGACAAAAGACTTGGGAGGCAGCGCCAAGTGTTCAGAATTCACAGAGGAGATCTGCCGCAGAGTACGGGACACAGACTAa